GACGGTGAACGGCTGCGTCTGCGTATCCAGACCGATTTCCCGGAAGTGCCGCTTGATAGCTTCCCATGCACCTCGGGCGGTGATGGCCATTTTCTTGTGGTCGTAACCGACCGACATCCA
The DNA window shown above is from Rhodothermia bacterium and carries:
- a CDS encoding NAD-glutamate dehydrogenase — protein: MSVGYDHKKMAITARGAWEAIKRHFREIGLDTQTQPFTV